The Intrasporangium calvum DSM 43043 sequence CGCGGTGTCCAGCCCGCCGGAGGAGCTCCGCCGGTAGCCGGCCTCGGTCACCGTCGTCGTGACGACGCTGACCCGGGGGTCGGCGAGGTAGCGGCGCAGGGAGTCCAGGTCGTCGGCGGGATGGACGGCACTGAGGCTGGAGATCACCTCGGGTGCGGCACCCTCCGGCCCGCGCACGAGCAGGGTGTAGAGCCCCTCCTGGGCCGACAGCGCCCGGGCCGTCGCGGGTGACCGTCCGGTGAAGGCCGCGATCCCCCACTCGGCGGCGTCGGAGGCGCGCTCGGTGTACCACGCGGCGTGCGCGCGGAAGAAGTTGCCCACACCGAGGTGGACGATGCGCACGGGGGCGGCTGGGCGCCCGTCCGTCTGACGACTGAGCCGACGCGTCGGCTGGCCCGCGCTGGGATCGGGCCCAGCGGCATACGGCGAGGTGGTCACAGCTTGAACGTCTTCCGCGGAATCGTCGTGACGATGTCGACCGCGGTCTCGAGCGCCTCCTCCTCGTCGAGCCGGTGCTCGGCGACGAGCTGGGCGAGGTAGGCACTGTCGAGGCGACGGGACATGTCGTGCCGCGCCGGGATCGACATGAAGGCGCGCGTGTCGTCGATGAAGCCCGACGTGCGGTAGAAGCCGGCCGTCTCCGTCGCCGCCCCACGGAACCGACGGATCGCCTCGGGCGCGTCGAGGAACCACCACGGGGCGCCGACGTAGACGCTCGGGTAGAAGCCCGCCAAGGGGGCGATCTCGCGCGAGTACACCGTCTCGTCGAGGGTGAAGAGCACGAGGTGGAACCCGGGCGCGGTGCCGAACCGGTCGAGCAGCGGCTGGAGACCGCGGGTGAACTCAGTGGCGTACGGGATGTCGTGCCCGGTGTCCGCCCCGAAGCGCTCGAACGTCGCGGTGTGGTGGTTGCGGTGGACTGCGGGGTGGAGCGTCATGACCAGCCCGTCCTCGGTTGCCATCCGGGCCATCTCGACGAGCATGTGACGGCGGAACGCGGTGGCCTCCGCCTCGTTCACCTCGCCGCGGACCGCCGACGCGTAGATCCGAGCGGCCTCCGCCTCGTCCAGCGCCAGGGTGACGACATCGGCGTGGCTGTGGTCCGAGGAGACCGCCCCGAGGGCCTTGAAGGCGCGCCGCCGCTCCTCCAAGGCCGCGATGTAACCCCGGT is a genomic window containing:
- the uxaC gene encoding glucuronate isomerase — translated: MTATADRPLVLDPDRLFPADPGVRSVARRLHEAVRDLPIISPHGHVPPQWLAEDVPFGDPTSLLISPDHYIYRLLHAQGVALEDLGVGGGSLDEAQSRRAFRLLAEHWPAFRGTPSRFWMESELGDVFGIGQRLHVDTADAIYDQIAERLASPDYRPRALMDRFDIEVLATTDDPADDLRHHAALRDDPAFTRRVVPTFRPDRYLEPGRADFPQLVADLGRAAGVDTGTYRGYIAALEERRRAFKALGAVSSDHSHADVVTLALDEAEAARIYASAVRGEVNEAEATAFRRHMLVEMARMATEDGLVMTLHPAVHRNHHTATFERFGADTGHDIPYATEFTRGLQPLLDRFGTAPGFHLVLFTLDETVYSREIAPLAGFYPSVYVGAPWWFLDAPEAIRRFRGAATETAGFYRTSGFIDDTRAFMSIPARHDMSRRLDSAYLAQLVAEHRLDEEEALETAVDIVTTIPRKTFKL